Within the Mixophyes fleayi isolate aMixFle1 chromosome 5, aMixFle1.hap1, whole genome shotgun sequence genome, the region GAATTCCGGCAATTATAGTAACCAAACCTCTAATCTTGATACGTTTTAAGAGGGATGAACAGATTTTGTTAATGTTGATCAAACAAGTAAAAAACTTAAATTTAAAACATTAATCACTAATAAAGTGATATACCGATTTTTATTctgatactatatatttatatcaatattaCTGCATAGGTTTGTTAGAACAGCAAAGTGTTACTAGTGGATTATAGCGGGTAAAGACAGAACGCTAAAATATTATTCTGGGGTGGTGCAAAGCCTCAAGCTAATATGCATACATTGTTTATTAATTCATTTTCCCAATATTTTAATTCTAATTACACTGACTTTTAATTTTTgatcacatttattattatatttcacgGAGGAGAGCTCCTTATAATATTATTggataaatagataaattaatTGAAGTATTACTTATAAAATTTTGGTTTTCATACTTGTCATACTGCTGGGTATAAAGTGTTGTCTCCAATATAaacactttctttttctttttttgtttaatttactgTATATTGTTCTGGGAGAACActccttaaataccagtagtaaGTTAATATCAGAACGACATATCTGGTGCGAATACTTCTCTCTTAAATTTAAAGGATATTTGTAATCTGAATTTGATCATTATCTTCCATTTATTCACAAGTTACTCCTCCTTGGTGATTTTGACTTCAGAAAGGATCAATTCAACTAAAGTCAGCTGCATTGATTAGAATTAAAATAGTGTCCTGACCATGCAATTCTTCAGGCCAATATGACCTCTATAGTACAGCCTGAGCACACCCAACTTATCATCTGCTTGTCCATGGGTGCCCAATGTTGAAGTGGGGGTAGAGTTTATGCATTCAAATTGTCATATAAGTGGTAGCATCTTATAAGCTCATATCTGTgttctttttgttatttttttttgttatttttcgattctcatgttatattttataaagtcacagaaaaaaTCAAGCAATCTTCATCCGAGTCCGAGGAGTCGGGTTCCAGTTCCAAGTCCTCTTCTCCGTCTCCATCCTCCTCCTCTACAGCGTCTTCCACCTCGGAGAGCGAGGTGGAGATCGAGATAAACAGGAGGCGGAAACGGAAACGCAAAACCAAAGTTAAACACGTAAAGAGGAGACGTAGAGAGAGTCCTCGAGAGGTCGAGGAGGCGAGGCCTGAGAGTCAGCGCAGGTACGTCATCCATGCACAGTTATAACGTGTCCTTTAAACATGTTTTCCCCCTATAGACTTACATTGATGATGTCCTCTACATTTATTACCGTCTTTCAGCGCTCATTCGGAGAAGAACGTTGTGGCAGAAGATAAAGATTTAAATACAAAGAGGGATAAGCCGGTGGTGCGCCCGGAGGAAATCCCTCCTGTTCCCGAGAACCGTTTTTTGCTGAGAAGAGACGCTCCAGTCGCCAACGCAGGCTCTGAACAGTAAGACGCGCACCGCTGACATTAAACGGGCTTTGCTTTAAGCGGTAACAGTCCTGCGAGTCTGACCTCTGCTGCGGCCAGTTATATTCATTACAGCATAGTTCTAACTTGAGCATGAAATGTGGGTTTGAGATTATAGTGAGGACCAGATATCAGCAGCATAATTGGTTATATTGGCTTTATATTATTACACAAATGATGCTAATATATTGGATAGTGCCCCGCCTATTGTAGATTATAAGTGACTAAGAAGTTCCATGACCAGATAAGAGCACAAGGTCATGGCTGAGCGCGTATACAGGTCATGAATCTCTGTGGCGACTCGTAATATATGTAATTTGCCGTAAAGTTATCCTATGTAATATAAGACATAAGTTTTACTGATAAACACTAAAGTGAAGACATCAGCACTCAGATTATAAGCACTGACCTCACTGTTTATACCGATTGTTTAATGGAGTTTGTATAAATATTGACATCACTAGTATATGTCTAAACGGTAGATATCTGTATAAACATTCAGTGACCACTAGGAAAACTTGcgtattaagaaaaataaattatcagTGATATTAGACCTCACCTCAGACATCATTGACCTGTATATATGTACTCTGTCTTCCTTACTCATGTCCTGATATGGTCACGGATCTCCACAGCTTATAATTACTAATAATTGTCCGTATTCCCACATATCTTCCTGTGAGTTATAGACCCAACCAATATTCAGTGGTGGAAGTTGCTGATAAACTGCCATTCTGTATACATTCAGATGTGTAGATACCAATTATAAtgtgggcagcaaggtggctaagtggttagcacttctgcctcacagcactgcggtcatgagttcgattcccgaccatggccttatctgtgaggagtttgtatgttctccccgtgtttgcgtgggtttcctccgggtgctccgatttcctcccacgctccaaaagcatactagtaggttaattgtctgctatcaaattgaccctagtctgtctgtgtgtgtatgtatgtatgtatgtatgttggagaatttagactgtaagcttcaatggggcggggacagatgtgagtgagttctctgtacagcgctgcggaattagtggcgctatataaataaatgatgatcataatGGCCGAAATAGAGATATTGGGGCCAAATTCATCCAGTAATAGAAAATATGTGAAACCCTCCCCAaatttaattccattttttttaaatgatttcattacattttttttttttttaaatgatttaattaaatatttccaGAAAACGATCCCCTGCGATTCCAGAAAACAGCGAGCAGAACAAAGGCTCCATTACAAAATCTGGGAGAAAGATCCGCGGCAGAGGCACCATAGTATGTGATAAGTCGTATTAATCTGTGTTTGTCTTGTCTGTCACGCTCTACGTGTGATTCTATATCTTAGTGACCTTTTCATAGACATTTCTGAGCGTTAAAACCGGTGGTAGTGCgtttcacggtactgactaccccgacagaggagACAACGACATGAGGAGTGCGATTCAATAGTACACTGACCTGCCAAAGAAAGTACTTACCGGATTGCAGATTACTTCATATCATGACTTGCTGTGTTGCCGACTGgagaaaatgatgtcatcaccacccgcgacttggcttaaagcggcgatggacggacctgCATGTcatgtattattttaggggttagaattagggttaaccctaaccccaataCCCTAACACCTAAAATAATAGTTACGTGACATAAAtaacaggcgggtccgtccatcgccgctttaagcctaGTCGCGGGTGGTGGTGATGTCATTTTCTCCAGTCAGCAACAGAGCGACTCGTAATATGAAGTAATCTGCATACCGGTAAGTACTTTTTTTGGCAGGTCGGTGTACTATTGAATCCTCATGTCGTTGTctcctctgtcggggtagtcagtaccgttaataggtactacacccgttACAACATACCTTTTAGGGTTAGTGGGTTTAAAATAAGTTCCATTTCTGCACAATGTCCTTTTAAAGAGAACTTGTCACCAGGTTCTACATTGGCTTTATATTTGCTTTTTACAAAGTGAACATCGTAATATTACGCCGTCTCCGGTAATAGCTTGAAACATAAGCTTAGACTTCACTATAATCTCGACTAGGCCGGCTCCCCTTGATTCCTGCTGTGAGGTCTGGCCAAAGTCACCCCGGGGAAGGGTAGTTAATCGCTCACCTGGGGGACTGGTAATACAGAGAAACCCTGTTTTCCATATTAAAAGTGAGCTAAAAAATCCATTTGAAAACATGGCGATAGGTCCTCTCCCTTTTCTGTGTAGCTGACGCTTTTCTGGGGTTTATATAGTTGCGCTATTTGAGAAGTCCTTGTAAGACTCATTTGATCTTCTAAAAGTTGTTGGCGTAGAGTTCAGACTATAAATTCAGCATGATTTGTGCAGAATGTCGCCTGAGGTCTGAAACATCATTGTAGTTAGAAGATAACATGAACATCTCACCTCCAGCGATATCACACTCCCCCGCGGTCCAGATCTTGTTCAGAGTCAGATGATGACGGAGAAAGCAGCGAGACCCCTCCTCACTGGAAGGAGGAGATGCAGAGACTGAAGACCTATAAACCACCCACAGGAGAAAAGTGGAGCAAAGGAGACAAGTAAGAGCCATGTTAATAAACTGGTTTGTTCCTCCGTGATTCCCTGTCCGCCTCCAAAAAGATAAAAAGAAGCAGCCACCAATACAGAGGATTATCCAAATATGTGCGcaaatatagatatatgtagGAACTcagccagaaatatatatatatagcgccatcttgtgtccttacagaaagcaaaaatagCAAAGTATACTTGTTATAACAAACTGAAGGTGTGATGTGAAAAATAGATGTTAAGAATCCTAATTAGCCGGACACATGAATGCAATTCCCTAGAGAAGTAAACACAAGGTGTTCGCATTTTAGGAAGCTATAGGAGTCTTGTGTTTAGGAGAGTTTCCTAATCCGTCAGCTAGTAGAGTACAGGGATTTGCAGGAGAGCTAGACCGATACATGTATGAATCCTGCAATAAACAATTCCCCAGTGATTTCCTGCAGAACGCCATGCAGGTTATCTGTAGTTTGTTACATATAATGCAGCCCTTAAGTGTGGTGAGCTGTTGCCCGCATACTGCCAATCATGAAGTCTTTGAAGGATTCCACAAAATATCCTATAGAGCTAGATCTTTGATTAATATTAATGTTAGAATTCTGGTGGAAGTTTTACGCACCAGATTTAGGTAAGCACATGTATTATTCGTGAGGACCAAACAGGCTTCATGTACTCAGGTAGTAGTATACTCGGAAACTTGTGAGAGAGATTGTATATTGTGTGTTCCTCCTGCTCACACAACCAGCATTAACCCCGTGAAAGGAGGAATACGGTAGTCCTAATTCTACAGTAGGTGGTAGCGCAGTTTTACAAGTGAACTAGGCatggaaaaagctttattaaagaaggttttttttatattgtttttaaggaaaaatactgtgtaaatacagGTCTTTCTGCCATTAATGGAATGCATTCTAATAAAGGAAATGCCTACATATTCATTCTCTCCTTATGAGACAAAACTTGGATCAAGCTTCATAATTCACAGTGCAAGCAAACATATTTAAAGACCCAAAACTGattataacattttctttttcagGCTTAATGATCGTCTGTCCAGTCGCTGGGAAGAAGGAAGTTTTTCTCAAAGATCAAGTTCCTGGTCGCATGATGGTTATCACTCTGATGCTAGCAGAGAGCGTGTTTCCCGCTCAAAAGCTCGAAAGAAAGACAAGaagataaaacataaaaagaaatcaAAAAAGGTAAAGCATACAAAGAAACACAACATGTCCAAGAAGGATCAATTATCAGTATCTCACCGGGACGAGTCCTCAAGCAGAAAGACAAAATCTTCAAAGGAACGTGTGAGAAGATCTTCTTCCAGAGACTCTTTGAAAAAAGGCCGGTCTCGATCGGACAAAGAGCGTAGATCTTCGGCTCGTTCCAGCAAAGAATCTTACTTGAATTCCCGATCTAGATCAAGGTCCTATTCTAGAGGGAGTCTAAGATCCAGAACAGCCTCAAAATCAACTTCTCGATCTAGAAGCCGCTCGAGAAGCAGATCGCAAACAAAATCAAGGTCAAGGAACAGAAATGTGTCTGAATCACACTCAAATACGCACTCCCATGCTTCttccaaacaaataaaaacttcTTCACCATCCCCCCTCAAAAAACCTTTGCCTTCAGCGGGAAGTAAACCAATTGCTAGTACTGAATCGGGAGACTCTGCAGTGAAGCAGACAAGTAAGTCGACCGGTGAATCTGCTCTGGAGTATGCAACTGCTGATAATGTGCGCGTGATTTCCTTAAGTGATAGTCCCCCACCTTCGAGGTGGAAGCCTGGACAAAAGCCATGGAAACCATCTTATGAACGAATTCAAGAAATTAAGGCCAAAGCCTCTAATATTCTTCCTACACAAAGGAAATATGGTGGTAGAGACACCAAAGGGGGTTCATACCGGAAGCGTCACGCAAGCTCGGACAGCGAGCACAGCGATTATTCTGGCAGAAGTTCAAGCTATTGTCGAAGATCGAAAAATCGTTCTTCCAGAAGTAGATCCTACAGTAGATCTTACTCTAGATCTAGGAGTAGAAGCAGTTCATCTCGTGCTAAAGGCGGTTTGTCCTCGTCGTATGACAGTTCCTCGTCTAGCGAGTCTAATGATGGCACGGCTCCTACAGACACTTCTTCGTCAAAGAAGCCCGCTGAATCAAAAGTTACAAATTCGAGAAGCCAGCATGAAAATACTAAAGAGGAACTGGAAAAAATGATTTCTACGAAAAGCCAGAGAAGCCGCTCTAATTCAGTCTCTTCCTCATGTAGTGATGAAGATGAATTAACTAAAAGATTGCTAAAAACAACTAAAGCATTGCTTGAAAATCACAACTGCAGCAACAAAAATGAGGAAGCAGATGACACTGTTGGTGAATCTAAGATGGACCAGCAAAGTTCCACTACTGAAAAAGATTGCACAGAAGCAATCATATCTGACATAGACAAAGTACTAAAGAATGACACGTTAATGGAAACGGTTGAGAAAGTCATTCAAGAAGAATCTGTTTCCAATTCCCAAGATACAAATATTAGAGAAGACACGGTGTCTTCAGGGAAAGAGGAAGGCGAAGCCAGTTCAGAATCTGGCTCTGAAGCTCTTAAACACTCAAAAACAACCCCCTCCGAAACAGCGTCTGTACATGCGTCTGGAAGTGTTTCTGAAAAACTTACCAAGACCCCATCATCTGAGCGCTCGACCCCAGAAACCAATAAGAGCAAGTCCAAAAAACACAAGCGCCGTTCCAGTAAGAAAAGCGCCAAGAAAAGCCATTCGAAGAAGTCCAAGGACAAAtccaaaaagaagaaagaaaagaagcagaaatCTCAGAAGAAAAAACAGTCTTTCAACTGGCAGCCTCCCCTGGAATTTGGGGAAGACGAAGAAGAAGAGGCAGCTGGTGGAGAGCCTgttgtacaaattaaaataagcGAACACAAAGACTTGCTCCTTAATAAGTCTTCTACTGAGACTAAGGACCGGACCAATGAAACTCTACAGGTGGATAAAACTAGCACAGCGCCAAACAAAAAAGTAATCTCTATATCTACTGTAAAGGTAAAAGAAGCTGAGCCTTTATTCAACTTGGCAAAAAGTCCAGTTGTAACTGGAAATGTGACTCAAGCTTCTGATGATATAAAAACTTTTACTTCCCATCGATCATTGCCCTTGATTAAACTGGAGAAGAACTCTTCAGGTGGCACAACGGGGGGTCCCACTATCAGAAGCTCTGACCAGATTTCTCTTCCATCGACAAGTGTTGCTCCCATCACTGGAGAAAATATGCAAGCCAAGGAAGAAAAAACTCAAAGTACCCAACCACCACCAAGTAATGCGCCAAGTGTGGAAAAAGGTGAGGCTGGCTGTTCCGAGTCGATAGCTGTTGACAATAAATGGAAACCAGTTCAAGGACCTACGGTCACAGTACAAACAGTCAAGCCTACTGAAACCCCTGTAATTACAACTGTAGATCAAGAGAAGAAGCCACAAGGTCTGAGGATTGAgattaaaagtaaaaacaaagttAGACCAGGGTCACTTTTTGATGAAGTCAGAAAAACGGCCCGTCTAAACCAACGGCCCAGAAACCAGGAGAGTTCCAGCGAAGAAGGGTCTTCAAGCAACGAAGAAAAAAGCCATTCGGGTAGTAAGACCAGGTTTCGAAGCAAGTCTCGCTCTACGTTAAGTCACACGTCAAGATCTCGCTCTTCCAGCAGATCCAGCAGTCGATCTCGCAGTTCCAGCTCTTCGTCCAGGTAAGAAATGCCTTGTTTAGGCCATGGGCCAAAAAATCTTATTCAGCTGTCTTACTCCTGCCCAGGGGGAAAGCACTCAGTGAGTTATGTAGTCAAGCTGAGCCTTTAATCGCAGATACCCAGCTTGACAATCGTGGATTATTGTGAGCGCAGTATGTTGGGGACTGCCTTAATCTAAGAAGGGGGAACCAGGTTAAGAGAATGAAGAGAGCTTGAGAGTAGAGTAGATATGACAGACTAGGTGTAGTATTTTATTACAGCTTGAAGGTGTCGCTGTAGCTGTTGATGAGGTTTGACCTCTGAATAATATGTTTACGTCAACAATATACAACAAATCAACAATATAAGGAATCAATATAACAAAACAACAATATAAGGGAGCATCAGAATAAAGAATGATTGGTATTTTTTGCTGATTTATTctggccacacacactgtgaATAACATTCGCAATATCTGATAATTGAGAAGATATCGCAGCTCATGTTGCCCCCAATATGACTGCTGCCTGGTAATGATCCTGACGAAATTGATAGGATCTTTATcacgcaggttagtaaatatggTCGGAAGGTGACCGCTATCACCCTGTGGATAACACCGTCTTATGATGGATGCCGCAAGCTCCAATTCACCACTCGAGCCCCAGTTGACTCGTCCATTTGGCCACCCACCGGTGAGTGGTACAACTGGACAGTTGGCCTTTTCGtggtgtgtgtggccagctttacaGCCATTCTACAGTCATGAAGATCCCTCTTTTATACCAGTTGTATAATGACGGAAACGTTCTCCTCTGATGGTGAATGGGATAACGTGGACTTTTAGAGTTACATTTGGTCTGAACTGATGTTCTCTTTGATCTCTGGTCAAGAAGCTATACCAGGAGTCGGAGCAGAAGACGTTACAGCCGCCACAGGTCACGGACCCGGAGCAGGTCTTATGGGAGTTATAGAAGTTATAGGTACGGCGGATCCGCAAGGTATTTTCAGTAAATGTTCAGTAAGAACCCAAAGAAAATCTGTAGTAGTAACTGAGATCAGACATTCTTGTAGTTTCTGTGAAGTTAAAATGCATTATCCAGGGACACCTACAGAACAGTGCCACCCAGTGGCTAAACCAGGCTTGGACAAGGTGTGGCTCTACAGTTGAAGAGCCACAATTTGCCTCCAGCTAACGGCATGCTGGGGAATTTCACAGCTGCTGGAGAGTTTTAGATTTGCCCAAACCTTGGCTAACCTGTCATGGCAGATGATATGATCGACATTTTCCATTAGCCACTTCTAAATACGGCTTCTCGGACACAGTGCCAACGTTTTACTTTTTTGTTGTATTTGTGCGAGTTGTTTTCCATTATAATAACTATTTTAACAACTGCAGTGAACAGGGCCGCAAAAATGAGCTATAACTTATTAAGAGACTATACGGGAGACCAGAAGCCAACCACACAGACCTATGAAGCTTTAAGCTTCTGTGCACTGCACCTATTTTCCCTGCCCATTCCATAGAAATGCAGTTATCCCTTCCAGCAAAGCTTTAATTAGGAATTTGGATGTCTTGCAAACACTTAAAAGTTACTGCACAGGCTTTGATGCTGTTGTAAAATTGCTAGTTTACATTTTAACAAGAAAATATGacccttttgtttttttaacacaccaccctttgataaatgccatttttacatgtatgtgtgtctatatgtgATGTTTTTCCTATACGTTTATACTTTAGAACGAATCGATTCTCCACCTGGATATAATTAAATGCCATCCATAGCCTTCATTGTAACGGTTCTTTGGTGGCCAAATTACTATATAAAATGGCACAGACATCTTTCAAACATAAGGGCTGTAGATAGCTATTTTTTGTTTATAACTTTTTGTGCCCTTCCCCTTAATGGGGGGAGCTCTCACACATAATTCATAAATAGAGTTTATTGGAAAAAAGCTACTAATGGATC harbors:
- the NKTR gene encoding NK-tumor recognition protein isoform X9, producing MGEKARPQCYFDIEINREPAGRIIFQLFSDVCPKTCMNFLCLCTGEKGIGKVTGKKLSYKGSTFHRVVKNFMIQGGDFSEGNGKGGESIFGGYFKDENFVLKHDRAFLLSMANRGKHTNGSQFFITTKAAPHLDGIHVVFGLVISGFEVIEQVENLKTDAASRPYADVRVIDCGLPLSKSAKDVTEKIKQSSSESEESGSSSKSSSPSPSSSSTASSTSESEVEIEINRRRKRKRKTKVKHVKRRRRESPREVEEARPESQRSAHSEKNVVAEDKDLNTKRDKPVVRPEEIPPVPENRFLLRRDAPVANAGSEQKRSPAIPENSEQNKGSITKSGRKIRGRGTIRYHTPPRSRSCSESDDDGESSETPPHWKEEMQRLKTYKPPTGEKWSKGDKLNDRLSSRWEEGSFSQRSSSWSHDGYHSDASRERVSRSKARKKDKKIKHKKKSKKVKHTKKHNMSKKDQLSVSHRDESSSRKTKSSKERVRRSSSRDSLKKGRSRSDKERRSSARSSKESYLNSRSRSRSYSRGSLRSRTASKSTSRSRSRSRSRSQTKSRSRNRNVSESHSNTHSHASSKQIKTSSPSPLKKPLPSAGSKPIASTESGDSAVKQTSKSTGESALEYATADNVRVISLSDSPPPSRWKPGQKPWKPSYERIQEIKAKASNILPTQRKYGGRDTKGGSYRKRHASSDSEHSDYSGRSSSYCRRSKNRSSRSRSYSRSYSRSRSRSSSSRAKGGLSSSYDSSSSSESNDGTAPTDTSSSKKPAESKVTNSRSQHENTKEELEKMISTKSQRSRSNSVSSSCSDEDELTKRLLKTTKALLENHNCSNKNEEADDTVGESKMDQQSSTTEKDCTEAIISDIDKVLKNDTLMETVEKVIQEESVSNSQDTNIREDTVSSGKEEGEASSESGSEALKHSKTTPSETASVHASGSVSEKLTKTPSSERSTPETNKSKSKKHKRRSSKKSAKKSHSKKSKDKSKKKKEKKQKSQKKKQSFNWQPPLEFGEDEEEEAAGGEPVVQIKISEHKDLLLNKSSTETKDRTNETLQVDKTSTAPNKKVISISTVKVKEAEPLFNLAKSPVVTGNVTQASDDIKTFTSHRSLPLIKLEKNSSGGTTGGPTIRSSDQISLPSTSVAPITGENMQAKEEKTQSTQPPPSNAPSVEKGEAGCSESIAVDNKWKPVQGPTVTVQTVKPTETPVITTVDQEKKPQGLRIEIKSKNKVRPGSLFDEVRKTARLNQRPRNQESSSEEGSSSNEEKSHSGSKTRFRSKSRSTLSHTSRSRSSSRSSSRSRSSSSSSSRTNSRSRSRSTSYGRRRRRSRSRSYDSYDSRSRSRSPAYHRSRSYDRRSSRSRRSSYSGSDHSYSHRRRRSGRS
- the NKTR gene encoding NK-tumor recognition protein isoform X3; protein product: MGEKARPQCYFDIEINREPAGRIIFQLFSDVCPKTCMNFLCLCTGEKGIGKVTGKKLSYKGSTFHRVVKNFMIQGGDFSEGNGKGGESIFGGYFKDENFVLKHDRAFLLSMANRGKHTNGSQFFITTKAAPHLDGIHVVFGLVISGFEVIEQVENLKTDAASRPYADVRVIDCGLPLSKSAKDVTEKIKQSSSESEESGSSSKSSSPSPSSSSTASSTSESEVEIEINRRRKRKRKTKVKHVKRRRRESPREVEEARPESQRSAHSEKNVVAEDKDLNTKRDKPVVRPEEIPPVPENRFLLRRDAPVANAGSEQKRSPAIPENSEQNKGSITKSGRKIRGRGTIRYHTPPRSRSCSESDDDGESSETPPHWKEEMQRLKTYKPPTGEKWSKGDKLNDRLSSRWEEGSFSQRSSSWSHDGYHSDASRERVSRSKARKKDKKIKHKKKSKKVKHTKKHNMSKKDQLSVSHRDESSSRKTKSSKERVRRSSSRDSLKKGRSRSDKERRSSARSSKESYLNSRSRSRSYSRGSLRSRTASKSTSRSRSRSRSRSQTKSRSRNRNVSESHSNTHSHASSKQIKTSSPSPLKKPLPSAGSKPIASTESGDSAVKQTSKSTGESALEYATADNVRVISLSDSPPPSRWKPGQKPWKPSYERIQEIKAKASNILPTQRKYGGRDTKGGSYRKRHASSDSEHSDYSGRSSSYCRRSKNRSSRSRSYSRSYSRSRSRSSSSRAKGGLSSSYDSSSSSESNDGTAPTDTSSSKKPAESKVTNSRSQHENTKEELEKMISTKSQRSRSNSVSSSCSDEDELTKRLLKTTKALLENHNCSNKNEEADDTVGESKMDQQSSTTEKDCTEAIISDIDKVLKNDTLMETVEKVIQEESVSNSQDTNIREDTVSSGKEEGEASSESGSEALKHSKTTPSETASVHASGSVSEKLTKTPSSERSTPETNKSKSKKHKRRSSKKSAKKSHSKKSKDKSKKKKEKKQKSQKKKQSFNWQPPLEFGEDEEEEAAGGEPVVQIKISEHKDLLLNKSSTETKDRTNETLQVDKTSTAPNKKVISISTVKVKEAEPLFNLAKSPVVTGNVTQASDDIKTFTSHRSLPLIKLEKNSSGGTTGGPTIRSSDQISLPSTSVAPITGENMQAKEEKTQSTQPPPSNAPSVEKGEAGCSESIAVDNKWKPVQGPTVTVQTVKPTETPVITTVDQEKKPQGLRIEIKSKNKVRPGSLFDEVRKTARLNQRPRNQESSSEEGSSSNEEKSHSGSKTRFRSKSRSTLSHTSRSRSSSRSSSRSRSSSSSSRSYTRSRSRRRYSRHRSRTRSRSYGSYRSYRYGGSARTNSRSRSRSTSYGRRRRRSRSRSYDSYDSRSRSRSPAYHRSRSYDRRSSRSRRSSYSGSDHSYSHRRRRSGRS
- the NKTR gene encoding NK-tumor recognition protein isoform X5; the encoded protein is MGEKARPQCYFDIEINREPAGRIIFQLFSDVCPKTCMNFLCLCTGEKGIGKVTGKKLSYKGSTFHRVVKNFMIQGGDFSEGNGKGGESIFGGYFKDENFVLKHDRAFLLSMANRGKHTNGSQFFITTKAAPHLDGIHVVFGLVISGFEVIEQVENLKTDAASRPYADVRVIDCGLPLSKSAKDVTEKIKQSSSESEESGSSSKSSSPSPSSSSTASSTSESEVEIEINRRRKRKRKTKVKHVKRRRRESPREVEEARPESQRSAHSEKNVVAEDKDLNTKRDKPVVRPEEIPPVPENRFLLRRDAPVANAGSEQKRSPAIPENSEQNKGSITKSGRKIRGRGTIRYHTPPRSRSCSESDDDGESSETPPHWKEEMQRLKTYKPPTGEKWSKGDKLNDRLSSRWEEGSFSQRSSSWSHDGYHSDASRERVSRSKARKKDKKIKHKKKSKKVKHTKKHNMSKKDQLSVSHRDESSSRKTKSSKERVRRSSSRDSLKKGRSRSDKERRSSARSSKESYLNSRSRSRSYSRGSLRSRTASKSTSRSRSRSRSRSQTKSRSRNRNVSESHSNTHSHASSKQIKTSSPSPLKKPLPSAGSKPIASTESGDSAVKQTSKSTGESALEYATADNVRVISLSDSPPPSRWKPGQKPWKPSYERIQEIKAKASNILPTQRKYGGRDTKGGSYRKRHASSDSEHSDYSGRSSSYCRRSKNRSSRSRSYSRSYSRSRSRSSSSRAKGGLSSSYDSSSSSESNDGTAPTDTSSSKKPAESKVTNSRSQHENTKEELEKMISTKSQRSRSNSVSSSCSDEDELTKRLLKTTKALLENHNCSNKNEEADDTVGESKMDQQSSTTEKDCTEAIISDIDKVLKNDTLMETVEKVIQEESVSNSQDTNIREDTVSSGKEEGEASSESGSEALKHSKTTPSETASVHASGSVSEKLTKTPSSERSTPETNKSKSKKHKRRSSKKSAKKSHSKKSKDKSKKKKEKKQKSQKKKQSFNWQPPLEFGEDEEEEAAGGEPVVQIKISEHKDLLLNKSSTETKDRTNETLQVDKTSTAPNKKVISISTVKVKEAEPLFNLAKSPVVTGNVTQASDDIKTFTSHRSLPLIKLEKNSSGGTTGGPTIRSSDQISLPSTSVAPITGENMQAKEEKTQSTQPPPSNAPSVEKGEAGCSESIAVDNKWKPVQGPTVTVQTVKPTETPVITTVDQEKKPQGLRIEIKSKNKVRPGSLFDEVRKTARLNQRPRNQESSSEEGSSSNEEKSHSGSKTRFRSKSRSTLSHTSRSRSSSRSSSRSRSSSSSSRSYTRSRSRRRYSRHRSRTRSRSYGSYRSYSRTNSRSRSRSTSYGRRRRRSRSRSYDSYDSRSRSRSPAYHRSRSYDRRSSRSRRSSYSGSDHSYSHRRRRSGRS
- the NKTR gene encoding NK-tumor recognition protein isoform X6, which gives rise to MGEKARPQCYFDIEINREPAGRIIFQLFSDVCPKTCMNFLCLCTGEKGIGKVTGKKLSYKGSTFHRVVKNFMIQGGDFSEGNGKGGESIFGGYFKDENFVLKHDRAFLLSMANRGKHTNGSQFFITTKAAPHLDGIHVVFGLVISGFEVIEQVENLKTDAASRPYADVRVIDCGLPLSKSAKDVTEKIKQSSSESEESGSSSKSSSPSPSSSSTASSTSESEVEIEINRRRKRKRKTKVKHVKRRRRESPREVEEARPESQRSAHSEKNVVAEDKDLNTKRDKPVVRPEEIPPVPENRFLLRRDAPVANAGSEQKRSPAIPENSEQNKGSITKSGRKIRGRGTIRYHTPPRSRSCSESDDDGESSETPPHWKEEMQRLKTYKPPTGEKWSKGDKLNDRLSSRWEEGSFSQRSSSWSHDGYHSDASRERVSRSKARKKDKKIKHKKKSKKVKHTKKHNMSKKDQLSVSHRDESSSRKTKSSKERVRRSSSRDSLKKGRSRSDKERRSSARSSKESYLNSRSRSRSYSRGSLRSRTASKSTSRSRSRSRSRSQTKSRSRNRNVSESHSNTHSHASSKQIKTSSPSPLKKPLPSAGSKPIASTESGDSAVKQTSKSTGESALEYATADNVRVISLSDSPPPSRWKPGQKPWKPSYERIQEIKAKASNILPTQRKYGGRDTKGGSYRKRHASSDSEHSDYSGRSSSYCRRSKNRSSRSRSYSRSYSRSRSRSSSSRAKGGLSSSYDSSSSSESNDGTAPTDTSSSKKPAESKVTNSRSQHENTKEELEKMISTKSQRSRSNSVSSSCSDEDELTKRLLKTTKALLENHNCSNKNEEADDTVGESKMDQQSSTTEKDCTEAIISDIDKVLKNDTLMETVEKVIQEESVSNSQDTNIREDTVSSGKEEGEASSESGSEALKHSKTTPSETASVHASGSVSEKLTKTPSSERSTPETNKSKSKKHKRRSSKKSAKKSHSKKSKDKSKKKKEKKQKSQKKKQSFNWQPPLEFGEDEEEEAAGGEPVVQIKISEHKDLLLNKSSTETKDRTNETLQVDKTSTAPNKKVISISTVKVKEAEPLFNLAKSPVVTGNVTQASDDIKTFTSHRSLPLIKLEKNSSGGTTGGPTIRSSDQISLPSTSVAPITGENMQAKEEKTQSTQPPPSNAPSVEKGEAGCSESIAVDNKWKPVQGPTVTVQTVKPTETPVITTVDQEKKPQGLRIEIKSKNKVRPGSLFDEVRKTARLNQRPRNQESSSEEGSSSNEEKSHSGSKTRFRSKSRSTLSHTSRSRSSSRSSSRSRSSSSSSRSYTRSRSRRRYSRHRSRTRSRSYGSYRSYSRTNSRSRSRSTSYGRRRRRSRSRSYDSYDSRSRSRSPAYHRSRSYDRRSRSRRSSYSGSDHSYSHRRRRSGRS